A part of Rickettsia canadensis str. McKiel genomic DNA contains:
- a CDS encoding HlyD family secretion protein, whose product MLRVLQHAINKYTHHPFTKYVIIIALVIFIYFGYRIYVWANTQSTDNAYIDADISNVSAEVSGVLIKLFVTNNTKVNKGDLIGEIDDRDYKAKLAALEASIEACKKNIEIIEQKTSIGRISLEQAAEKLKLTKISFDIATTDFTRVQELNKAKLASSKTLDDARNNYQKAKTAYKQAQLDLDISKQNVALLDLEKSAAKEKFKELTENKKVTLRSLQSTKLIAMVSGIFGNSSLAIGNYILPGRVLFSIVQDNTMYIQANFKETQIKKFKSGMKVKIEFDALPKKVIYGKIRNIAPATGSKFSLIPPDNAAGNFTKIVQRVPVLIDFESPNANLVPGMSAIVSIRTDQKI is encoded by the coding sequence ATGCTGAGGGTATTACAACACGCTATCAACAAATATACACATCATCCATTTACTAAATATGTAATTATTATAGCCTTAGTAATATTTATTTATTTTGGATATAGAATTTATGTTTGGGCAAATACACAATCCACGGATAATGCTTACATAGATGCAGATATTTCAAACGTTAGTGCTGAAGTTAGTGGTGTTTTAATAAAGTTATTTGTCACTAATAATACTAAAGTTAATAAAGGTGATCTGATAGGTGAAATTGATGATAGAGATTATAAAGCAAAGCTTGCAGCACTTGAAGCATCTATTGAAGCTTGCAAAAAAAATATAGAAATTATAGAACAAAAAACCTCAATAGGGCGGATTAGCTTGGAACAAGCGGCTGAAAAATTAAAGCTTACTAAAATAAGCTTTGATATTGCTACAACGGATTTTACTAGGGTGCAGGAATTAAATAAGGCAAAATTGGCTAGCTCTAAAACATTAGATGATGCTAGAAATAATTATCAAAAAGCAAAAACAGCTTATAAACAAGCACAATTAGATTTAGATATATCTAAACAAAATGTTGCTCTTTTAGATCTTGAGAAATCTGCAGCAAAAGAAAAATTCAAAGAATTAACAGAAAATAAAAAAGTTACCTTAAGAAGCTTACAAAGTACTAAACTTATTGCTATGGTATCGGGTATATTCGGTAATAGTAGTTTAGCAATCGGAAATTATATATTACCTGGAAGAGTCTTGTTCTCTATAGTTCAAGATAATACTATGTATATTCAAGCTAATTTTAAGGAAACGCAAATTAAGAAATTTAAGTCCGGTATGAAAGTAAAAATTGAGTTTGATGCTTTGCCTAAAAAAGTAATTTACGGGAAGATTCGTAATATTGCTCCTGCTACCGGTTCTAAATTTAGTTTAATCCCACCCGATAATGCTGCCGGTAATTTTACTAAGATAGTACAACGTGTACCTGTTTTAATAGATTTTGAATCCCCAAATGCCAATTTAGTGCCAGGCATGTCAGCAATAGTATCAATTAGAACTGATCAAAAGATATAA
- a CDS encoding cell division protein FtsQ/DivIB, protein MRQKTISNKQKQTKKTNNISLRRKLGLMYTKAILALKVALMIFVCLFVFTKYFAGVKTYLTTNIYKITTKLGFKLENVIIEGQQNVDEPTILKVLNASSGSPIFALKLDAIRNNLKKNKWIKEVYVTRRLPNTVYIKLFEREPIAIWQINNQLFLVDEEGYKISKNIQPFPHLLHVVGEGANIYAGKLVSELQKYPALINKTSAAVRLGDRRWDLNLEGNISIKLPEKEFEEALKYIDALNKANKLFNQNYKVLDLRDRNKYYIEKY, encoded by the coding sequence ATGAGACAAAAAACAATCTCAAATAAACAAAAACAGACAAAAAAAACTAATAATATCTCATTACGCCGTAAATTAGGACTAATGTACACAAAAGCAATATTAGCGCTTAAGGTTGCTTTAATGATTTTTGTATGTCTATTTGTTTTTACAAAATATTTTGCCGGCGTAAAAACCTACTTAACAACAAATATATATAAAATAACAACAAAACTTGGTTTTAAACTTGAGAATGTTATAATTGAAGGACAGCAAAATGTCGATGAACCTACAATATTAAAGGTTTTAAATGCGAGTAGTGGTAGCCCTATTTTTGCTCTTAAGTTAGATGCAATTAGAAATAATTTAAAAAAAAATAAATGGATTAAGGAAGTATATGTCACTCGAAGGTTACCAAATACGGTATATATAAAATTATTTGAAAGAGAACCTATTGCTATTTGGCAAATCAATAATCAGCTTTTCTTGGTTGATGAAGAAGGTTACAAAATTAGTAAAAATATTCAGCCTTTTCCTCATTTATTACATGTTGTAGGGGAAGGGGCAAATATCTATGCAGGTAAATTAGTAAGTGAGCTACAGAAATATCCGGCATTAATTAATAAAACTTCAGCCGCTGTAAGGCTTGGAGATAGAAGGTGGGATTTAAATCTTGAAGGTAATATAAGTATTAAGTTACCTGAAAAAGAGTTTGAAGAAGCGTTAAAATATATCGATGCACTCAATAAAGCTAACAAGTTATTTAACCAAAATTATAAGGTTTTGGATTTGAGAGATAGGAATAAGTATTATATAGAGAAGTACTAA
- a CDS encoding D-alanine--D-alanine ligase yields MHQYQIHWVEHSEVKILSNIVVRLEYKERGVKSITNRRARHDAVSESKSIDYSGKKHIALVAGGMSAEREVSLVSSKGVSKALIALGYKVTFIDMGADIAFKLQEIKPDIVFNCLHGTYGEDGCLSGLLNIMRIPYTHSGVLSSALAFDKIYSRSWFLTNNINMAESIVVNKSDNIKIEPMKRPYVIKPITQGSSIGIEVIFEEDDFNFANYDFPYGDQVIIEKYIKGRELQVAVLNGKALGVLEIKLLKNRFYDYETKYTEGFAEHLCPAPIPTNLYDKLLIESEKIYKTMNCKGPARVEFLLEDQTNKLYALEINTHPGMTPLSIVPEIAAYAGINFTNLIEEIIKAASFES; encoded by the coding sequence ATGCATCAATATCAAATACATTGGGTGGAACATTCTGAAGTTAAAATATTGAGTAATATAGTTGTTCGACTTGAATACAAGGAGCGAGGAGTGAAGTCTATAACTAATAGGAGAGCGAGACACGATGCAGTAAGTGAGTCCAAATCAATTGACTATAGCGGTAAAAAGCATATAGCGTTAGTAGCAGGTGGTATGTCTGCTGAGCGTGAAGTATCTTTAGTGTCAAGCAAAGGGGTAAGTAAAGCCTTAATTGCATTAGGATATAAAGTAACCTTTATTGATATGGGAGCAGATATTGCATTTAAATTACAAGAAATAAAGCCTGATATCGTTTTTAATTGTCTACACGGTACATATGGTGAAGACGGTTGTTTGTCAGGATTACTTAATATAATGCGGATTCCTTATACTCATAGCGGTGTGTTATCTTCAGCGTTAGCATTCGATAAAATATATTCTAGGAGCTGGTTTTTAACAAATAATATTAATATGGCAGAAAGTATTGTCGTAAATAAAAGCGATAATATAAAGATTGAACCTATGAAACGACCATATGTAATTAAGCCTATAACGCAAGGATCAAGTATCGGTATTGAAGTAATATTTGAAGAAGATGATTTTAACTTTGCCAATTATGATTTTCCTTATGGTGATCAGGTAATAATAGAGAAATATATAAAAGGGCGAGAGTTGCAAGTAGCAGTATTAAATGGCAAAGCTTTAGGAGTTTTAGAGATTAAATTACTGAAAAATCGTTTTTATGATTATGAGACTAAATATACTGAAGGATTTGCTGAGCATCTTTGTCCTGCTCCAATACCTACTAATTTATATGACAAATTACTTATAGAATCAGAAAAAATTTATAAAACAATGAATTGCAAAGGTCCTGCTAGAGTAGAGTTTCTTTTAGAAGATCAAACAAATAAATTATATGCTTTGGAGATAAATACTCACCCAGGTATGACTCCTTTGTCAATAGTGCCAGAAATTGCAGCTTATGCAGGGATAAATTTTACTAACTTAATTGAAGAAATTATAAAGGCGGCAAGCTTTGAATCATGA
- a CDS encoding phosphatidylserine decarboxylase, which produces MKHYNDLFKIIHREGYIFIASFALVSFLLASFNTKLGCIGFIATAWCIYFFRNPDRYVPINDDLVISPADGVIQEIKEALPPPELGLGDVAMIRVSIFLNIFNVHVNRIPANGKILALHYNPGKFFNASLDKASIYNERQSVLMETDQGQKIIFVQIAGLIARRIICDLEEGNEVKTGERYGIIRFGSRVDVYLPLKTALLVSKGQTTIGGETIIADFGRKKTAQFKFKRK; this is translated from the coding sequence ATGAAACACTATAATGATTTATTTAAAATTATTCACCGCGAAGGATATATCTTTATTGCTAGTTTTGCATTAGTAAGTTTTTTATTAGCATCATTTAATACAAAACTTGGCTGTATTGGGTTTATTGCTACTGCGTGGTGTATTTACTTCTTTCGTAATCCCGATCGATATGTGCCTATAAATGATGATTTGGTCATAAGTCCTGCAGATGGAGTAATTCAAGAAATTAAGGAAGCCTTGCCTCCGCCGGAATTAGGGCTTGGTGATGTGGCAATGATTAGAGTTAGTATTTTTCTAAATATTTTTAATGTACATGTTAATAGAATTCCAGCAAACGGAAAAATTTTAGCTCTTCATTATAATCCAGGAAAGTTTTTTAATGCTTCACTTGATAAAGCTAGTATTTATAATGAACGTCAATCAGTATTAATGGAAACTGATCAAGGGCAGAAAATTATTTTTGTTCAAATAGCTGGACTTATAGCAAGGCGTATAATTTGTGATTTAGAAGAGGGGAATGAAGTTAAAACAGGTGAGCGGTACGGTATAATTCGTTTTGGTAGTAGAGTAGATGTTTATCTACCGTTGAAAACAGCTTTATTAGTGAGTAAGGGGCAGACCACTATAGGCGGTGAAACTATCATTGCTGATTTTGGACGTAAAAAAACAGCACAATTCAAGTTTAAGAGGAAGTAG
- a CDS encoding CDP-alcohol phosphatidyltransferase family protein: protein MLKIRKSIITKPVPIIKLIPNFITLLGLVTGMSSIKFALDSRWELAVYCIIVAAIIDGIDGRIARMLNAASPFGAELDSLCDFANFGIAPAYLIYLWSFQQYEYKVLSSAVMLLFIVCMALRLARFNVGIYQPTQDKKTEYFFTGLPAPCGALLALTPVMIDFEIGTLLNINTRTHTITINIYLAIIALLLASRLPTISTKNLSIKPEYLSLAMILVAIVIINLIIYPWYSMPLIAVIYILSIPICYFFKHRGYWSN from the coding sequence TTGTTAAAAATTCGAAAATCTATAATAACTAAGCCTGTACCTATAATAAAATTAATTCCCAACTTTATTACGTTGCTTGGTCTTGTAACCGGTATGAGTTCTATAAAATTTGCTTTGGATAGTAGATGGGAACTTGCGGTATATTGCATTATAGTAGCGGCAATTATTGACGGTATCGATGGTAGAATAGCAAGGATGCTAAATGCAGCTAGTCCATTTGGTGCAGAGCTTGATTCATTATGCGATTTTGCTAATTTCGGTATTGCTCCTGCTTATTTAATATATTTATGGTCTTTTCAACAATATGAGTATAAGGTATTGTCATCAGCAGTTATGCTATTATTTATAGTGTGTATGGCGTTGCGTTTAGCTCGCTTTAACGTTGGTATTTATCAACCGACACAAGATAAAAAAACTGAATATTTTTTTACCGGTTTACCTGCTCCATGCGGTGCTTTACTTGCTTTAACGCCTGTAATGATAGATTTTGAAATCGGTACGTTATTAAATATCAATACTCGTACTCACACTATAACAATTAATATATACTTGGCTATTATAGCTTTGCTACTTGCTAGTAGGCTTCCTACAATCTCAACAAAAAATTTAAGTATTAAACCTGAGTATTTATCGCTTGCAATGATTTTAGTTGCTATTGTTATTATAAATCTTATCATATATCCATGGTATTCAATGCCGTTAATTGCAGTTATATATATTCTTTCTATACCAATTTGTTATTTTTTTAAACATAGAGGATATTGGTCAAATTAA
- a CDS encoding NfeD family protein: protein MFMIHNYLTEIWLIIGIICVVIEFFTVPSIGFLFLGLGALSNTLVVYNYDINLQNQIMIFGILSLIWFSILYLPLKKYVYSTTAKAENYSDMVGKTVEVHSSTISSHTIVRQVKWSGVIMNAYLAPNEEEAKTGDQLFIIKVKGNILVCSRHKPNHH from the coding sequence ATGTTCATGATACATAATTATCTCACCGAAATATGGTTAATAATAGGCATAATTTGCGTAGTTATTGAATTTTTTACAGTTCCAAGCATCGGATTCTTATTTTTGGGACTTGGAGCATTATCAAACACTCTTGTGGTGTATAACTACGATATTAACTTACAAAATCAAATAATGATTTTTGGTATATTATCGCTTATTTGGTTTAGTATATTATACTTACCTCTTAAAAAATATGTATATAGTACAACTGCTAAAGCAGAAAATTATTCAGATATGGTAGGCAAAACTGTAGAAGTTCATAGCTCTACCATCTCTTCCCATACTATAGTACGGCAAGTAAAATGGTCGGGTGTGATTATGAATGCTTATCTTGCACCAAATGAAGAAGAAGCAAAAACAGGCGACCAACTTTTTATTATCAAGGTTAAAGGTAACATTTTAGTTTGTTCTAGACACAAACCTAATCATCACTAA
- the murC gene encoding UDP-N-acetylmuramate--L-alanine ligase, with protein sequence MLLLELKKINQTLETIHFIGIGGVGMSGIAEILHNLGYKVQGSDLVENYNTKRLESYGIKIFLGHVPQNITNVSYVVISSAINPDNPEIQEALERKIPIIRRAEMLAELMRLKCSVAVSGSHGKTTTTSLVACLFEAAGLCPTVINGGIINNRSTNAYLGSSNYLIAEADESDATFIHIPSTIAIITNIDPEHLDYYKDFATLISAFRSFIINLPFYGFAVCCIDHKIVRKLVDDITERKIVTYGIDSADAHIIAFNINTDIASSTFDVKISLPNVLGTTIIEKITIPIPGRHNILNSLAAIAVGIELDFGIKAIKNGFNNFKGVKRRFTKVAEYNMASIIDDYAHHPEEIKATLATAKNIANKQNGKVIAIFQPHRYSRMQHLFDDFMLCFADADILYITDIYAAGENPIEGITGQSLVDKITKNKYHDQANFLATLDDAVGVIIDNAVSGDVIIMMGAGNISSFANELPKKFGNL encoded by the coding sequence ATGCTGTTACTTGAATTAAAAAAAATTAATCAAACCTTAGAAACTATACATTTTATAGGTATCGGTGGCGTTGGAATGAGCGGTATTGCCGAGATATTACATAATCTAGGTTATAAAGTACAAGGTTCTGATTTAGTAGAAAATTATAATACTAAAAGGCTTGAGTCATACGGCATTAAAATATTTTTAGGACATGTTCCACAAAACATTACCAATGTTTCATATGTTGTTATTTCATCGGCAATTAATCCAGATAATCCTGAAATACAAGAAGCATTAGAACGTAAAATTCCGATTATTAGACGTGCGGAAATGTTGGCTGAACTTATGAGATTAAAATGTTCCGTAGCAGTTTCGGGATCGCACGGTAAAACCACTACTACTTCTCTAGTTGCTTGTTTATTTGAGGCAGCAGGCTTATGTCCCACGGTTATTAACGGTGGAATTATAAATAACAGATCTACTAATGCATATCTTGGTTCAAGTAATTATTTAATTGCGGAGGCCGATGAGTCCGATGCGACATTTATTCATATCCCATCAACTATTGCGATAATAACTAATATTGATCCTGAACATTTAGATTATTATAAAGATTTTGCAACATTAATTAGTGCTTTTAGAAGCTTTATTATCAATTTGCCGTTTTATGGTTTTGCAGTTTGCTGTATCGATCATAAAATAGTTCGTAAGTTAGTAGATGATATTACCGAAAGGAAGATTGTTACTTATGGCATTGATTCGGCTGATGCTCATATTATAGCATTTAATATTAACACTGATATTGCATCCTCTACTTTTGACGTAAAAATTAGTTTACCAAATGTGCTAGGTACAACGATTATTGAAAAAATTACTATTCCAATACCTGGAAGACATAATATTTTAAATAGCCTTGCTGCAATTGCTGTTGGGATAGAATTAGATTTTGGTATTAAAGCTATTAAAAATGGCTTTAATAATTTTAAAGGGGTGAAGAGGAGGTTTACTAAGGTAGCTGAATATAATATGGCTTCAATTATCGATGATTATGCTCATCACCCTGAAGAAATTAAAGCAACGCTTGCTACGGCTAAAAATATAGCAAATAAACAAAATGGTAAAGTTATTGCTATTTTCCAGCCTCACAGATATTCAAGAATGCAGCATTTATTTGATGATTTTATGCTTTGCTTCGCTGATGCCGATATACTCTATATTACCGATATATATGCTGCAGGTGAAAACCCTATAGAAGGAATAACAGGACAAAGTTTAGTTGATAAGATTACTAAGAATAAGTATCACGATCAAGCCAATTTTCTAGCCACACTAGATGATGCGGTTGGAGTTATTATAGATAATGCAGTTTCCGGTGATGTGATCATTATGATGGGAGCAGGTAATATTTCAAGTTTTGCAAATGAGTTACCAAAAAAATTTGGTAATTTATGA
- the murB gene encoding UDP-N-acetylmuramate dehydrogenase: protein MMTLPIVKGEYKKDYNLKHLTWFKVGGNAEIFFKPFDSEDLASFLRQNKQKLPITTFGAGSNIIIRDGGIEGVTIKLGQSFSNIDFIDDNHLVVGSSCLNYNLAKFCQANAISGFEFLVGIPGTIGGGAAMNAGAYGSEFKDIIVRIEAIDFAGNFLTFTNEEIGFKYRSNNLPKNLIILKAIFKVNKGDSENILLRMNEINATRSRTQPIKERTGGSTFANPEGGLKSWQLIDKAGLRGYRIGGASVSELHCNFMINNGDATAKDLEDLGNFVRQNVFEDSGVKLNWEIKRIGKYV from the coding sequence ATGATGACGTTACCGATAGTAAAAGGCGAGTATAAAAAAGATTATAATTTAAAACATTTGACATGGTTTAAAGTAGGTGGTAATGCCGAAATTTTCTTTAAACCTTTTGATAGCGAAGATTTAGCAAGTTTCTTGAGACAAAATAAGCAAAAATTACCTATAACTACTTTTGGTGCAGGCTCAAACATTATTATAAGAGACGGCGGTATAGAAGGCGTTACAATAAAGCTTGGTCAGAGTTTTAGTAATATTGATTTTATAGATGATAATCATTTAGTAGTGGGCAGCAGCTGTCTTAATTATAATTTAGCAAAATTTTGTCAAGCAAATGCTATTTCCGGTTTTGAGTTTTTAGTAGGTATTCCTGGTACTATTGGTGGTGGTGCTGCTATGAATGCCGGTGCTTACGGCTCTGAATTTAAGGATATTATAGTTAGAATTGAAGCGATCGACTTTGCAGGAAACTTTCTAACATTTACTAACGAAGAAATCGGTTTTAAATATCGTAGTAATAATTTACCAAAGAATTTAATTATTCTCAAAGCCATTTTTAAAGTAAATAAAGGCGACAGTGAAAATATATTATTACGGATGAATGAAATAAATGCTACGAGATCACGGACGCAACCTATTAAGGAACGTACAGGTGGTAGTACTTTTGCAAATCCTGAGGGGGGGCTTAAATCGTGGCAGCTTATTGACAAAGCAGGACTTAGAGGCTATAGAATAGGTGGTGCTTCGGTGTCAGAACTTCATTGTAATTTTATGATAAATAACGGTGATGCTACTGCTAAGGATTTAGAAGATTTAGGGAATTTTGTTAGGCAAAATGTATTTGAAGATAGCGGTGTTAAATTAAACTGGGAAATAAAACGAATCGGTAAATATGTTTAG
- the ftsA gene encoding cell division protein FtsA, which produces MKEKISNFVTLDFGSSKIAVIAAYISKKGEIKVASQNLHHSKGIKSGVISDLKNAETSIVSAIYALEKDCGKNIKKIILSLSGADTKSYYINYTMKVNGQTVTQQDIKKLLQKALLEFKVKHQEIIHYFPLEFTLDNNSVENPIGMYGRELSCELHIIAASSNMLSNIVQCFAKCHVEVTNITLAIYASAISCLTNDEKNLGSLIIDMGDKTTSFGIFFAGKLIYTGHINVGGFHISSDIAKVFGIDFVTAEKLKILYGNATIPLFEKDSIINMDDFQVDTHHNLNTSVTLYQLAEVIRARAEEILSMVKAEYDKATKGQVEVLRVVITGGGSQLRGLKELSNRVFEKQSRIGKPEIIAGFIEDNNPAIYAATIGMLKIHALKQQKEFAHIRFDENSSFFKKAFDWFKENV; this is translated from the coding sequence ATGAAAGAGAAAATATCAAATTTTGTTACACTTGATTTCGGTAGTAGTAAGATTGCCGTAATTGCTGCCTATATTAGTAAAAAAGGTGAGATTAAAGTAGCAAGCCAAAATTTGCATCATTCTAAAGGTATAAAATCAGGAGTTATATCAGATTTAAAAAATGCGGAAACTAGTATTGTTTCGGCAATTTACGCACTTGAAAAAGATTGCGGTAAAAATATCAAAAAAATTATATTATCGTTATCAGGTGCTGATACTAAATCTTATTATATAAATTATACAATGAAAGTGAACGGACAAACTGTAACACAGCAAGATATTAAAAAATTATTACAAAAAGCATTGCTTGAATTTAAAGTTAAACACCAAGAAATTATTCATTATTTTCCTCTTGAGTTTACCCTTGATAATAATTCAGTTGAAAACCCTATAGGTATGTACGGTAGAGAACTTAGTTGTGAATTACATATTATTGCAGCTAGTTCAAATATGTTATCAAATATTGTACAATGCTTCGCTAAATGTCATGTTGAAGTCACAAATATTACTCTTGCAATTTATGCTTCTGCTATTAGCTGTCTTACAAATGATGAAAAAAATCTAGGTTCGCTTATCATCGATATGGGAGATAAAACTACTTCTTTTGGTATTTTTTTTGCAGGTAAATTAATATATACGGGGCATATAAATGTAGGTGGTTTTCATATTAGCTCAGATATTGCTAAAGTTTTTGGTATTGATTTTGTTACAGCAGAAAAATTAAAAATTTTATACGGTAATGCAACTATACCTTTATTTGAGAAAGATAGTATTATCAATATGGATGATTTTCAAGTTGATACTCATCATAATTTAAATACGTCTGTAACACTTTATCAATTGGCTGAGGTAATAAGAGCAAGAGCTGAAGAAATATTATCAATGGTAAAAGCAGAATATGACAAAGCAACAAAAGGACAAGTTGAAGTTTTGAGAGTTGTAATTACGGGCGGCGGGTCTCAGCTTAGAGGACTTAAAGAGCTTTCAAATAGAGTTTTTGAAAAACAGAGTAGAATCGGTAAACCGGAGATTATTGCTGGTTTTATAGAAGATAATAACCCTGCTATATATGCGGCAACTATAGGTATGCTAAAGATTCATGCATTAAAACAGCAAAAAGAATTTGCTCATATTAGATTTGATGAAAATAGCAGTTTCTTTAAAAAAGCCTTTGATTGGTTTAAGGAGAATGTTTGA
- a CDS encoding BolA family protein — translation MSRIERIQAKLSVLKPYFQEIIDESYKHTSHYDGIHSHIKIRISAKILQGKSLIANHRTINNLLVDEFNNGLHALSIEVL, via the coding sequence ATGAGCCGCATAGAAAGGATACAAGCGAAATTAAGTGTGTTAAAACCATATTTTCAAGAAATAATAGATGAAAGCTATAAACATACGAGTCACTATGATGGAATCCACAGCCATATAAAAATAAGAATTTCTGCAAAAATTTTACAGGGGAAAAGCCTAATTGCTAATCATCGCACTATTAATAACTTACTTGTCGATGAATTTAATAACGGTCTACATGCGTTATCTATAGAGGTACTATGA
- a CDS encoding EAL domain-containing protein: MIKMAMSELITDYKDLQDEIDKLEKGVCFACRLVNYDEIEFIEQDKYFIIKDLAQIIENVSAELNILSKFKKIKQDRILFILNTIDSNLIKNFARKLYLFSQLYINEQKPAIYMNCCIASIKFPKVSNNAKEIEKTLNMLLAQNNNYYYREYSSTAHDLGNIRKSNLQLNLLRQALANKTMRFAYQPIIDRSTMKIQYYECLLRIPDENGVYISVGPIIPIAENKGLIFIIDQIVLDMTVNELAQNPNLILAVNISNIGTIDEALWEIAENLLKAYNVRDRLIIEITETSFNEHYDKIILFINKLRQYGCKFALDDFGSGFTSFKQLQSLPIDIIKIDSKYVRSITSDVQSRYFVERLIRISEDLGIATVAEFVENGEIAKFLIDLKVGGLQGNFYSEAKFDRVDVIPTESGI, translated from the coding sequence ATGATAAAAATGGCAATGTCGGAATTAATAACGGATTATAAAGATTTACAAGATGAGATAGATAAATTGGAAAAAGGTGTATGTTTTGCTTGTAGATTAGTTAATTATGATGAAATAGAATTTATAGAGCAAGATAAATACTTTATAATTAAAGATTTAGCTCAAATCATTGAAAATGTAAGCGCAGAACTTAATATTTTGTCAAAGTTTAAGAAAATAAAGCAAGATAGAATATTATTTATCCTAAATACTATTGATTCTAACTTAATTAAAAATTTTGCTAGAAAATTATACTTATTTTCGCAGCTTTATATTAATGAACAGAAGCCGGCAATTTATATGAATTGTTGTATTGCTAGTATTAAATTTCCAAAAGTAAGTAATAATGCTAAAGAAATTGAAAAAACATTAAATATGTTACTTGCACAAAATAATAATTATTATTACCGTGAATATAGCAGCACAGCACATGATTTGGGAAATATACGAAAATCTAACCTTCAGCTTAACTTACTACGACAAGCCTTAGCAAACAAGACTATGCGATTTGCTTACCAACCTATAATAGATCGCAGTACTATGAAAATTCAATATTATGAATGTCTGCTTCGTATACCTGATGAGAATGGTGTTTATATTTCCGTAGGTCCTATAATTCCTATTGCTGAAAATAAAGGATTAATTTTTATAATTGATCAAATTGTTTTAGATATGACTGTTAATGAACTTGCCCAAAACCCAAACTTAATATTAGCTGTTAATATTTCAAATATAGGAACAATCGATGAAGCTTTATGGGAAATAGCAGAAAACTTATTAAAAGCTTATAATGTTCGAGATCGCTTAATTATTGAAATTACGGAAACTTCTTTCAATGAGCATTATGATAAAATAATTTTGTTTATTAATAAGCTACGTCAGTATGGATGTAAATTTGCATTAGATGACTTTGGTTCAGGTTTTACTTCTTTTAAACAACTCCAAAGCTTACCTATTGATATTATCAAAATTGACAGTAAATATGTACGTAGTATTACAAGTGACGTACAAAGTAGGTATTTTGTAGAAAGATTAATTAGAATTTCAGAAGATTTAGGTATTGCAACGGTAGCTGAATTCGTAGAAAACGGAGAAATAGCTAAATTTTTAATTGATCTAAAAGTTGGTGGGTTACAAGGGAATTTCTATTCTGAAGCAAAGTTTGATAGGGTGGATGTCATTCCTACAGAGTCGGGAATATAG
- a CDS encoding DUF2610 domain-containing protein, translated as MAHYKQFEFDCDFGGQRSKFKFYIGTPQEGHHPLQFQAKWLSEERGGTIPDEVMKAISQLNDLAKKNGVPLSDLCVYALGTAQEVQTQEEYEDKNENQEDKAEQA; from the coding sequence ATGGCACATTATAAACAGTTTGAATTTGACTGTGATTTTGGTGGACAAAGATCCAAGTTTAAATTTTATATAGGTACGCCGCAAGAAGGGCATCATCCGCTACAATTTCAAGCAAAATGGTTATCTGAGGAACGAGGCGGTACTATTCCTGATGAGGTTATGAAAGCAATATCACAGCTAAATGATCTTGCCAAAAAAAATGGTGTTCCACTGTCGGATTTATGCGTATATGCTCTTGGTACTGCTCAAGAAGTCCAAACTCAAGAAGAATATGAAGACAAGAATGAGAACCAAGAAGATAAAGCAGAGCAGGCATAG